One Carya illinoinensis cultivar Pawnee chromosome 5, C.illinoinensisPawnee_v1, whole genome shotgun sequence genomic window, TTCAAGCAACGAACCAAGTTAGAAATTTCTTTAGAtatgtattttttctttttactgaTGTTGTTACCCGTTTTAATATCGTGCTTGAAATTTCAGCCCCCTCCAATGCCACCTTTTCCAACAACGTTCATCTACCCTCCGTCGAGCAATACGGAGAAGTCGGGCCATGTTGAAGCAACGAATGAGGTTAGAAAttgctttcctttttttttaagttaaaatttttttgaaaaacttaCATTGTTACCCATTCTAACACTGTAATTGATAACAGCCGCCACCAATCCCACCTCTTCCAACAATGTTCATCTACCCTCCGTCGAGCAATGCCGAGAAGTCAGTGCATGATCAACCTACGATCCAGGTTCGAACTTTATTGAGATATATTTTTGAATTATCGTGTTTTTCCTTATGGCCTATTACCGATGCTAATACCACTAACTAAGATTACAGCACCCACCAATGCCACCTCTTCTAACTAATTTGGACGAGTCGTGCCATGTGCAACAACCCAGCCGGGTAAATACATTCCATTACTTTTGAGccaaaaggttgaattgttacCCGTTTTAATACATAATACATGATTGCAGCCTCCACCAATAACACAGCCTCCATCGAGTGCCGGAGAGGAGTTGAGAAGCTTTGAAAATTCATCAACTACTCCATTGTCTAGTGCAACATTGATATCTGATAGTGAAACCACTGTTGGAGGTAGATCTCTTTTTTCTGAAGAGAATGAAGAAGCTGAGGATATAAATGAAGAAATTTCCGATAACCAACGGGTTGAGGAGGAGCCCAAACCTGGTATGCAGTTTCCCACTGATAATGAGCTTATGGCCTATTATAAGAGATATGCCAAGCAACAAGGTTTTGGTGTTATAACACAACGGACCAAGAGAGAGGCAGATGGGAGAGTGAGGTATTTGACGATTGGGTGTGCGCGAGGTGGCAAGTACCAACCTAGTCACCTTAATATCTCGAGACCGCGTCCAACTATTAAAACAGATTGTAAGGCAAGGATAAATGCTCACTTGGTGAAGGGTACTTGGAAGCTGACCAGTGTTGAACTTGCTCATAATCATAGCACTGTCAGCCCACAGAAATCTAGATTCTTTAGATCGCACAAAAATCTAGACGAATACTCTCAGAGGATGCTTGATTTGAACAACAGAGCTGGTATTCGTATGAACAAGAATTTTGGGACACTCGTTGTTGAAGCGGGAGGGTTTGAGAATCTTGACTTCCAAGAAAAAGACTGTCAGAATTATATTGATAAAGCCAGGAAATTAAGGTTGGGCAAAGGAGGTGGCGAAGCACTTACTGAGTACTTCAAGAGGATGAGGTCGCAGAATGATAGTTTTGTTTATGTGATTGATGTGGATGAGGAGTTGAGACTGAGAAATGTTTTTTGGGCTGACGCACATAGTCGAGCAGCGTATGAGTACTTCGGGCGATGTTGTTACCTTTGATACGACATATCTGACAAATAGATACGGCATGCCGTTTGCTCCGTTCGTTGGTGTAAATCATCATGGGCAGTCTATATTGTTAGGAGCTGGGTTGCTTTCAAGTGAGGACACAAGTACTTTTGTCTGGTTGTTTCAAGCATGGTTGGAGTGCATGGATGGTCGGGCTCCAAAAGCAATCATTACAGACCAAGACCAAGCAATGAAAAGTGCTATTGCTCTTGTATTCCCAGACACTCGCCATAGATATTGTCTATGGCATATAATGCGGAAGTTACCTGAAAAGTTGGGATCTCACGCTGCCTTCAATTTTGGGTTGAAGACTTCAATCCAAAGTGCCCTATATGATTCACATACATGCGCAGAATTTGAGTTGAAATGGGGTCAACTTATTGAGAAGTTTGAACTTAGTGATAATGCATGGCTGCAAGGGTTGTACAATGAGAGGTCGTTCTGGGTACCGGCGTACCTTAAGGGAGTGTTTTAGGCTGGCATGAGCACAACTCAGAGGTCAGAAAGTATGAACGCGTTCTTCGATGGGTTTGTGCATTCTGGTACGATGTTGAAAGAATTTATCGACCAGTTTGACAATGCTCTCAGGAAGAAGGTGGAGCTCGAGACGACAGCTGATTTCAACtcctcaaaccaaaccatcccATGTTCATCCGCATTCTGCATTGAGAAGCAGTTTCAAGCGGTTTATACGAGTGCAAAATTTAAAGAGGTCCAAAAAGAGGTGTGGGGAATGATTTTATGTAACTGCATACTCATCAGCAAGGAGGGGAGCATTTCCACGTATGATATTTTGGATGAAATTACCACTGATGATGACCATGTCAAGAGCGTCAAGTACACTGTTTACTTTAACGAGGAGGAGGTTGATGTGAAATGCACATGTGCGTTGTTCGAGATGAGGGGGATCGTGTGTAGACATGCATTGAACGTTTTCTAGATGAATAAGATTCATGCATTGCCGGATAAGTACATTTTGGACCGATGGAGGAAGGATTTAAAGAGGAGATATACGGTGGTAAAAAGTAGCTACGATGATTTGCGATCGAGTGCGGACTCACGGAGGTATGAGTTCGTGGTTAAACGATGTCTGAAATTAAATACCCGTGTTTGCACTATTGATGACCATGTTACTGCATTCGTGAGCCACATGGATGAGTTTGAgaataaatttaaaggattaacaCTTGAGTCCGGTTCAAGTAAGGTAAAAGAGACTATAGTCACGGACAAGAGTAATCCCAAAATCTTAAGCCCGCATGTTGTTCGAGGGAAAGGGAGGCCACCAACGAAAAGGAAAGTTCCGCCTGTGGAGAAGGCAGCAACAAAGCGAAAGAAGCAACCGGTAATAAATTGAAGAATATGTtaataaattgaaaagtattcTCTTCGTCTAAACCACTGAAAGTATTAGGTATTTCTAACGgatgttgatttttatttttttcacatttatttagacgaagagaaaaatatttgatgaTGCATCACAGGAAGGCGAGGTATTAGCCGCTCCAGAAACTGATCAGGTAGTACATTTTAGTCTGACACAGTCTGACACATGCTTGATTATATTGCTTATGCCACTCTTGATGAATTTTTTCCTAATGGGTGTGGATTTCTTTCAAATACATT contains:
- the LOC122309419 gene encoding protein FAR-RED ELONGATED HYPOCOTYL 3-like, encoding MSTTQRSESMNAFFDGFVHSGTMLKEFIDQFDNALRKKVELETTADFNSSNQTIPCSSAFCIEKQFQAVYTSAKFKEVQKEVWGMILCNCILISKEGSISTYDILDEITTDDDHVKSVKYTVYFNEEEVDVKCTCALFEMRGIVCRHALNVF